The following DNA comes from Frankia casuarinae.
GTGGGACATGTCCGATCCGGCCGACCCGGTGCCGTACGCCACCTTCAGCGGCCGCTACAACGGCTTCGCTGCGGTCGCCTTCGCCCCGGACACCGCCTTCATCGTCGGAGCGCCCTACCAGGTGATCGGATTCGTCTGGGACCTCGACCCGGCGAGCGTCGTCACGCGGCTGTGCGCGCGGGCCGGCGACCCGCTCACCCGCGAGGAATGGAAACAGTACCTGCCGGGCCTCGACTACGATCCGCCGTGCGGCTGACCGGACCGGAGCCGGAACGGTTCATCACCGACCGGGTGGCCGAGGCGCTCCCCGCCTATGAGGTGACCGCCATGCTCGGGCACGGCGGTCACGCCGTCGTCCTCGCGGGTCGCCACCGCCGGCTCGGTCGAACCGTTGCGATCAAGGTCCTGTCGACCAGCGCGGCGGACGGCGGCGCCCACGGTCGGTTCCTGGCGGAGGCGCGCCTGCTGGCCGGACTCGACCATCCCCACGTAGTCCGCATCTACGACTACGTCGAATCCGGGGACCTGTGCCTGCTCGTCATGGAACGACTGGCGGGCGGCACCGTGCGGGCCCGCGCGGCGAACGGGCTGACCGTCGACGTCGTCTGCGCGATCGGGTTGGCGACCGCCGCCGCGCTGGAATGCGCGCACGCGGGCGGGATCCTGCACCGCGACATCAAACCGGACAACATTCTCTTCAGCGCCGACGGCCTGCTGAAGGTCACCGACTTCGGGATCGCCAAGCTCATCGGCGCTTCCGGCGCGGCCCCGAGCACGCTCGTCGGTACCCCCGTCTACATGGCGCCGGAACAGTTCGACGGCCGGCCGCCGGGACCGGCGTGCGACCTGTACGCACTCGGGATCGTCCTCTACGAACTGCTCAGCGGCCGCCCACCGTTCGTCCGGGCGCTATCGATGGCGCAGCTGATGGACCATCATCTGCGCGTCGCGCCGCAACCACTGGACGCCGCGCCGCCGGCAATCGCCGCGGTGGTGGACCGGGCGCTGCGCAAGGAGCCCGGTGCACGCCCGCCGTCGGCCCGCGCGTTCGCCCTGGATCTCGCCGCCGCGACGGCCCATGCGCTCGGTGCGGGCTGGCTCACCCGCTGCCCGCTGCCGCTGCGGCTCGACGACGATGTGCGCGACGCGGCGCGCGGCAGTCCACCAGCCCGCACACCACCAGCCCGCACACCACCAGCCCGCACACCACCAGCCCGCACACCACCAGCCCGCACACCACCAGCCCGCACACCACCAGCCCGCACACCACCAGCCCGCACACCACCAGCCCGCACACCACCAGCCCGCACACCACCAGCCCGCACACCACCAGCCCGCACACCACCAGCCCGCACACCGCCGGACACTCCGCCGTCAGCCGTCCCGCCACCAGCCACCGCCTCACCACGCCGATGGTCAGCCGGCGTGATCCGGCGCCGGTCCCTGAACCGGACCGCGCGGCGCGACCTCCGCCCGGCCGACATCACGTCCGCGCCGTTGCGGGTGGACTACCCGTACAGCGTGGTCGCCGCGCCGGATGGTGCGGTATACGTGTCCCAACGGCTACGCCACCGGGTGCTCCGGATCGAACGCGACGGCCGGACGGTTCACGTGGCCGGCTCCGGCAAGAGCGGCCCGCACGGTGACGGGGGGCCGGCCGTCAACGCCGAGCTGGACAACCCGTGCGGGCTGGCCCTGGGCCCCGACGGTTCCCTGTTCATCGCGGACAGCTTCAATAATCGGATCCGCCGGGTCGCGCCGGACGGTCGGATCGTCACCGTCGCCGGCTCCGGCCGTCACGGCCCGCCGGCCGGCCCCGCCGCCCGGCACGCCGCCTCGCTCAACCTGGCGCATCCGCACGGCGTCTACGTCGACGCGGCGGGCCTGGTGTACGTCGCGAACACCGGCGGCCACCAGGTGATCCGGATCGACCCGGATCTGCGGGCGGCACCGCTGGCGGGGGCGGGTGTCCCCGGCCTGTCCGGAGATCACGGACCCGCCCAGTTCGCCCAGCTCCGGCGCCCGCACGACGTCACGGCCCCGCCCGGACGGAATGTCTACCTCGCCGACACCGACAATCACCTGCTGCGGGCTGTCGACGCCGACGGGATCATCTCCACGGCCGCCGGGATGTTCTACGGCGCGTCCCCCGACGACGGAGCCCCGGCCCGGATCGCGGACGTCGGTCGACCCCACTCGCTGGCGCCCACCCCCTCGGGCGGTCTGCTGGTCACCGACCCCGATCGGGGACGGGTCCGCCTCGTCACCCACGATCGACTCGTCCGCATCTTCGCGGATGCCCGAACAGGTCTGCGGCGGCCGCTCGGTGTCACCGTCCACAGCGACGGCACCGCCTTCGTCGTCGACACCGCCCAGCACCTCATCCACCGTCTCCCGGTCGCATAGACCGGTCACCCGGCAAAGCATAGAAGACCCGGACGATGGTCAGTCCCCGGCACCATCAGCGGCGTCGGCACCATCAGCGGCGTCGGCATTCGTGCGTCCGGCGGCCCGGTAGGCGTTGGCGAGGTTTCCCTGCGAGGTCAGGGTGTCGCGGTGATCCGGTCCGAGGACACGCCGCTGGTCGGCCAGTACCCGCTCGTACAGGTCGATCGCCTCCGCGAGGCGCCCCGCGGCCGCAACGGCGCAGGCCAGGTTGTTCCAGGTGATCAGGATGTGTGGATGGTCAGCGCCGAGAACACCGCGGGCATCGGAGAGAACCCGCTCGTACAGATCGATCGCCTCGGGCAGACGTCCGAGCGCCTGGTAGGCGTCGGCGAGATTGCTGCGGGAGAGCAGGGTGTCGGGATGGTTGTCGCCGAGAACGCCTTCCCGGCCGGTCAGTACCTGCTCGTACAGGTCGAGGGCCTCAGTCGTCCGTCCGCTGGCCTGATAGGAGCTGGCGAGATTGTTGCGCACGAGGAAGGTCGTGAGATGCTCCTGGCCGAGAACCCGGACGACGTCGACGAGAACCTCTTCGTGCAGCCTGATCGCCTCCGCCAAGCGCCCCGCCGTCTGGTATGCGTTGGCCAGGTTGCTCCGGGCCAGCAGGGTGTCGCGATGGTCCGGGCCACGGATCCGTCCAGCGTCGTCGACAACCTGCTCGAGCAGTTCGACGGCCTCCGCGATGCGTCCGGCGGCCCAATAGGCGCTGGCGAGATTGTTACGGCTGATCCCCAGATTGGGATCATCGGATTCGAGGATGCGGCTGGCCCGCGCCAGGATCCGCTCGTACAACCCGATGGCCTCGGAAATGCGTCCGGCCTTCTGCAGGGCGAGGGCGAGGTTGTTCCGGAGAACCAGGGTGTTGGGGTGGTCGGTTCCCACGACCTGCTCGGTTCGAGCCAGCACCCAGGTGTGCAGGTCCACGGCGGCGGCGAGCTGTCCGGTTTCCTGGAGATAGAGCGCCGCCAGATTGCCCAGCCCCAGCATGCCCGCCGCGTTCGCGTCCGCCGGGGACGGCTCGGCTTCGATCTGGGCCTGAAGGTGTGGGAGCAGCGCGGCCCAGCGCGGCCAGGCCGCCGGATTACCCTGGATCGCGGTGGGCAGGGCCCTGATCATCAACCAGCCGACGGTGGCCCGGAACTCCAGGTGCCGCGACGTCGGAACCCGGTCCCGCAGCACCGCCTGCACCAGCCGATGCAAGGTGATGGTTCCCTGTTCGACCTTGCCCAGCCCGAGAGCACGGAGGCGGGCGACCACGTCCCCCCAGCGCAGCGGGGAGGAACAGGCCGCGCTCAGCGCCGACCAGAGCGTCCCCTCCCCGTTGCTCTCCCCCAGCTCCCCGTTGCTCTCCCCCAGCACCACCAGCGCGGGAAACAGGTCGAGCGGGATGGGCTCCGGGCCGAAGAATCCGGCCAGCTGCAGCAGCTCGACGACGGCCGGTTCGTCCGGTCCGATCTCGTCCAGGGCCAGGTTCCACGCCGCGGCGACAATGAACGGATAGCGGTCCGGTTTTCCGCGGGTAAGGAGTTCCCGAGTCTCCACGCGCAACGCAGCCAGGTAGTCCGAAACGGTCATGCCGCTGGCGGCGAGCCAGGCTCCGGCCTGTTCCGCCGCCAGCGGCAGGTCCCCGACCGCGGCCGCGAGCCGCTCAGCCTCGGCGTCCTCCAGCGCGGCTCGGTGCCTCCTCAGCAGATCGATCGTGTCCCTCCGGGGCAGCACCGCGACCTCGGTTGCGGTAGCCCGACCGGCCCAGTCGGGGTTGCGCGAGGTAATCACGAGATGTCCGAACTCGGCGGTCTCCGCGGCCTGCAGAAGCCTGGACAGGTAGGGGTTGGTGGCGGTAGCACCGGCGTTGTTGCCCATGACGGCATTGCCAATAACGGCATTGCCAATAACGGCATTGCCAATAACGGCATTGTCGACGACCAACAGCCACCGGCGATGAGGTCGACCGGCGCGCAACGCCTCGGCCGCCGCGGCGGCCGCTGCCTCGTCCCCCTCCACGTGGGCGAGTCCCAGCTGGGCCGCGAGGGCGGCGAGGCCGGCGACGACCTCCGTCATCTTGTCGCCGCGGATCCACCAGACCAGGTCGTAGGCGTGGCTGTACCGGTAGGCGAACTCCACGACGAGCTCCGTCTTGCCGACCCCGCCCAGGCCATGCACCACCTGGGCCCGCACCCCCGGCACAGGGGAACCGGGGCCGGGCACGGCCCGGTCGAAGCCCGTCAGTCGCGCGCGCAGCTCGGCGAGTTCGGATGCACGCCCGACAAAGCGGGGGTTACGCACCAGTTCCGGCGGCAGCCCCCACACGAGCGGGGGCCGACCCGGATACCGCGCTGCCCGTTCGGACTCGTCCGCCGCCGCGGGCACGTCGCGGGTGTCGCGGGTGGGGAGCGGCGTGGGATTGACCGACCGCACCTGCCCTGTCACGGCGGCACGTATCCCGTCCAGCAGCCGGGCGCGAGCGGCTGCGGCGGCGCCCGGCCCGGCCAGGTCGGTCAGGTCGGTCAGGTCGATCCAGGTGAGGCTGCCGAGCAGGCCGAGCGTGTCGGGCTCGCACGGCTCGACCTGCACCGGAATCAGCCGGCGTCCCCGCCCGCCCATGTCCGCCGCCCAGATCGCCTGCCACTGCGCCGCCGCGCCGACCGAGGCGAGATAGGCCGGGGTCAGCACCGCCAGGAGCCGGCCTGCGGTGGTCAGTCCCGCCTGGACGAGCGCAGGCCAGTTCGACCCGGGGACGAAGTCCCATGCCTCGAGCAGCACGCGGCGGCCAGCCCTCTCCAGGGTGTCCGCGATCCACTCCGCCCACGCCTGGTCGACGCCGGCGTAGGAGACGAAGAAGTCCACCGTCTTCCCGGCGTCGTGGGTGGTATCCGTGCCAGCCGGGTTCATCGGCTGGCCACCCGGACGCCCCGCCAGTCGAGAGGTGAAGGCCGGGATCAGGCGTTGGGCGGCAGGTCGGTGCCGGCACCGCGCTGACGTAGCGCGACCCGCTCCAGGCCCGCGCCCATGGCCAGCGCCGCCTCGGCGTCGGTGTTGAGGCCTTCCACCGTGAATCCCGCCTCGGCGATCATCTTCAGGTCCTGGTGGCCCTCCTGACCCTCACTGGTCAGGTAGTCACCAAGGAAGATGGAGTTCACCACCGAGAGGGCGAGGGGCTGCATCGAGCCGAGATGAATCTCCCGGCCGCCCGAGAGCCGCACCTCGGCCGTGGGGTTGACGAACCGGACCATGGCGAGAATGCGCAGGCACTGCCGGGGGTTGAGGTTCCATTCCGCCCCCAGGGGCGTGCCCTCGAATGGCATGAGGAAGTTGACCGGGATGGAGTCCGGGGCGAGCTCGCGCAGCGCGAAGGCGACGTCGACGAGGTCCTCGTCGCTCTCCCCCATGCCGGCGATGATACCCGAGCAGGGTGAGAGGCCGGCGTGCCTGGCTTCCTGCACCGTGTCGACCCGGTCGTTGTAGGTGTGCGTCGTGCAGATGTCTGCGTACTTCTCACCGGCCGTGTTCAGGTTGTGGTTGTAGGCGTCCGCACCGGCCGCCCGCAGCTGTGCGGCCTGCCCGTCGGACAGCAGGCCGAGGCACGCGCACACCTCCACGTCCGGATGCGCGGTCTTGATCGCGCCGATCGTGTCCGCCACGCGGTCGACGTCCCGGTCCGTCGGCCCGCGGCCGCTCGCGACCAGGCACACCCGGCGGGCACCGCCCGAGATGCCGGCGCCGGCCGTCGCGGCGGCCTCCTCGGGCTTGAGCCAGGTGTACTTCAGGATTCCCGTGTTCGAACCGAGCCGCTGCGAGCAATAGGAACAGTCCTCCGGACAGAGTCCGCTCTTGAGGTTCACCAGAAAGTTCAGCTTGACACGCCTGCCGAAGTACCTCCGCCGGAGCCGGTAGGCGGCGGCGACGACGTCCAAGAGATCGTCGTCGTCACTGCGCAGGACGGCCAGGGCCTCGTCCCGGGTCGGAGCCTGACCACTCACCCCCTTGCTGACAAGGCTGTTCAGAGTGGCTGACAGGTCCATGTCCGTCATCCTCGATCCTCTGCTGGCACGGCGGGCACTGGCGGGCGGCGGAAACCTGCGGGTGATCGTCCTTCCGCCGCGTCCACACTCTCATCGTTGCCTTGATCGGAACCAGCGATCGCCCACGTCGGG
Coding sequences within:
- a CDS encoding serine/threonine-protein kinase yields the protein MRLTGPEPERFITDRVAEALPAYEVTAMLGHGGHAVVLAGRHRRLGRTVAIKVLSTSAADGGAHGRFLAEARLLAGLDHPHVVRIYDYVESGDLCLLVMERLAGGTVRARAANGLTVDVVCAIGLATAAALECAHAGGILHRDIKPDNILFSADGLLKVTDFGIAKLIGASGAAPSTLVGTPVYMAPEQFDGRPPGPACDLYALGIVLYELLSGRPPFVRALSMAQLMDHHLRVAPQPLDAAPPAIAAVVDRALRKEPGARPPSARAFALDLAAATAHALGAGWLTRCPLPLRLDDDVRDAARGSPPARTPPARTPPARTPPARTPPARTPPARTPPARTPPARTPPARTPPARTPPARTPPARTPPARTPPDTPPSAVPPPATASPRRWSAGVIRRRSLNRTARRDLRPADITSAPLRVDYPYSVVAAPDGAVYVSQRLRHRVLRIERDGRTVHVAGSGKSGPHGDGGPAVNAELDNPCGLALGPDGSLFIADSFNNRIRRVAPDGRIVTVAGSGRHGPPAGPAARHAASLNLAHPHGVYVDAAGLVYVANTGGHQVIRIDPDLRAAPLAGAGVPGLSGDHGPAQFAQLRRPHDVTAPPGRNVYLADTDNHLLRAVDADGIISTAAGMFYGASPDDGAPARIADVGRPHSLAPTPSGGLLVTDPDRGRVRLVTHDRLVRIFADARTGLRRPLGVTVHSDGTAFVVDTAQHLIHRLPVA
- a CDS encoding tetratricopeptide repeat protein produces the protein MNPAGTDTTHDAGKTVDFFVSYAGVDQAWAEWIADTLERAGRRVLLEAWDFVPGSNWPALVQAGLTTAGRLLAVLTPAYLASVGAAAQWQAIWAADMGGRGRRLIPVQVEPCEPDTLGLLGSLTWIDLTDLTDLAGPGAAAAARARLLDGIRAAVTGQVRSVNPTPLPTRDTRDVPAAADESERAARYPGRPPLVWGLPPELVRNPRFVGRASELAELRARLTGFDRAVPGPGSPVPGVRAQVVHGLGGVGKTELVVEFAYRYSHAYDLVWWIRGDKMTEVVAGLAALAAQLGLAHVEGDEAAAAAAAEALRAGRPHRRWLLVVDNAVIGNAVIGNAVIGNAVMGNNAGATATNPYLSRLLQAAETAEFGHLVITSRNPDWAGRATATEVAVLPRRDTIDLLRRHRAALEDAEAERLAAAVGDLPLAAEQAGAWLAASGMTVSDYLAALRVETRELLTRGKPDRYPFIVAAAWNLALDEIGPDEPAVVELLQLAGFFGPEPIPLDLFPALVVLGESNGELGESNGEGTLWSALSAACSSPLRWGDVVARLRALGLGKVEQGTITLHRLVQAVLRDRVPTSRHLEFRATVGWLMIRALPTAIQGNPAAWPRWAALLPHLQAQIEAEPSPADANAAGMLGLGNLAALYLQETGQLAAAVDLHTWVLARTEQVVGTDHPNTLVLRNNLALALQKAGRISEAIGLYERILARASRILESDDPNLGISRNNLASAYWAAGRIAEAVELLEQVVDDAGRIRGPDHRDTLLARSNLANAYQTAGRLAEAIRLHEEVLVDVVRVLGQEHLTTFLVRNNLASSYQASGRTTEALDLYEQVLTGREGVLGDNHPDTLLSRSNLADAYQALGRLPEAIDLYERVLSDARGVLGADHPHILITWNNLACAVAAAGRLAEAIDLYERVLADQRRVLGPDHRDTLTSQGNLANAYRAAGRTNADAADGADAADGAGD
- the bioB gene encoding biotin synthase BioB — its product is MDLSATLNSLVSKGVSGQAPTRDEALAVLRSDDDDLLDVVAAAYRLRRRYFGRRVKLNFLVNLKSGLCPEDCSYCSQRLGSNTGILKYTWLKPEEAAATAGAGISGGARRVCLVASGRGPTDRDVDRVADTIGAIKTAHPDVEVCACLGLLSDGQAAQLRAAGADAYNHNLNTAGEKYADICTTHTYNDRVDTVQEARHAGLSPCSGIIAGMGESDEDLVDVAFALRELAPDSIPVNFLMPFEGTPLGAEWNLNPRQCLRILAMVRFVNPTAEVRLSGGREIHLGSMQPLALSVVNSIFLGDYLTSEGQEGHQDLKMIAEAGFTVEGLNTDAEAALAMGAGLERVALRQRGAGTDLPPNA